One Pantoea trifolii DNA segment encodes these proteins:
- the gudD gene encoding glucarate dehydratase, with product MSQTPKITSLQVIPVAGYDSMLLNLSGAHSPFFTRNIVIIKDNAGHTGVGEIPGGEKIRQTLEDAAALVVQKTVGEYKNILNLVRSTFADRDASGRGNQTFDLRTTIHVVTGIEAALLDLLGQHLGVNVASLLGDGQQRDRVEMLGYLFYVGDRKKTSLPYQSQENDKCDWYRLRHEEALTPDTVVRLAEAAYEKYGFNDFKLKGGVLRGGEEAEAVTALAKRFPQARVTLDPNGAWSLNEAILLGKQLKGVLAYAEDPCGAEQGYSGREVMAEFRRATGMPTATNMIATDWRQMGHTLSLQSVDIPLADPHFWTMQGSVRVAQMCHDFGLTWGSHSNNHFDISLAMFTHVAAAAPGAITAIDTHWIWQEGNQRLTKEPFQIKGGMVQVPQKPGLGVELDMDQVMQANALYQKHGLGARDDAQAMQFLVPNWTFDNKRPCLVR from the coding sequence ATGAGTCAGACACCGAAAATTACATCGCTGCAGGTCATTCCGGTGGCCGGTTACGACAGCATGTTGCTCAACCTGAGCGGCGCGCATTCGCCGTTTTTCACCCGCAATATCGTCATCATTAAAGACAATGCCGGACATACCGGTGTGGGTGAGATTCCGGGTGGCGAAAAGATTCGTCAGACGCTGGAGGATGCGGCGGCGCTGGTGGTGCAGAAAACCGTTGGTGAATACAAAAATATCCTCAATCTGGTGCGCAGCACCTTTGCCGACCGCGATGCCAGCGGGCGCGGCAACCAAACCTTTGATTTGCGTACCACTATTCACGTGGTGACCGGCATCGAAGCGGCGCTGCTCGATCTGCTGGGGCAGCACCTGGGCGTGAATGTCGCCTCGCTGCTCGGCGATGGTCAGCAGCGTGACCGCGTGGAAATGCTCGGCTACCTGTTCTATGTCGGTGACCGCAAGAAAACCTCGCTGCCGTATCAAAGCCAGGAAAACGACAAATGCGATTGGTATCGCCTGCGCCACGAAGAAGCGCTGACGCCGGATACGGTGGTGCGCCTGGCGGAAGCGGCGTATGAAAAATATGGTTTCAACGATTTCAAACTGAAAGGCGGCGTGCTGCGCGGCGGCGAAGAGGCCGAAGCGGTAACGGCACTGGCGAAGCGCTTCCCGCAGGCGCGCGTGACGCTCGATCCTAACGGCGCATGGTCGCTGAACGAGGCGATTCTGCTCGGTAAGCAGCTGAAAGGCGTGCTGGCCTATGCGGAAGATCCGTGCGGTGCCGAGCAAGGCTATTCCGGTCGTGAAGTGATGGCGGAGTTCCGCCGCGCCACCGGCATGCCGACCGCCACCAACATGATCGCTACCGACTGGCGTCAAATGGGCCACACGCTGTCATTGCAATCGGTCGATATCCCGCTGGCCGATCCGCACTTCTGGACGATGCAGGGTTCGGTGCGCGTGGCGCAGATGTGCCACGACTTCGGCCTGACGTGGGGCTCGCACTCCAACAACCACTTCGACATCTCACTGGCGATGTTCACCCACGTTGCCGCTGCCGCACCGGGCGCGATTACCGCCATCGATACCCACTGGATTTGGCAGGAAGGCAATCAGCGCCTGACCAAAGAGCCGTTCCAGATTAAAGGCGGCATGGTGCAGGTGCCGCAAAAACCGGGCCTCGGCGTCGAGCTGGATATGGATCAGGTGATGCAGGCCAACGCGCTGTATCAGAAACACGGTTTGGGCGCGCGCGATGATGCGCAAGCCATGCAGTTTCTCGTACCGAACTGGACCTTTGATAACAAGCGTCCGTGCCTGGTGCGCTAA
- a CDS encoding glucarate dehydratase family protein: MTTQSTPVITDMQVIPVAGYDSMLLNIGGAHSACFTRNIVVLTDSAGHTGVGEAPGGETIYQTLVEAIPQVKGQQVARMNRLVQQVHKGNQSADFDTFGKGAWTFELRVNAVAALEAALLDLLGQYLGVPVAELLGPGQQRDEVTVLGYLFYLGDRRKTDLPYLTGENASHDWYHLRHQEALTPESVVRLAEAAQDKYGFKDFKLKGGVLPGEQEIESAAALKKRFPDARITVDPNGAWTLDEAIRLCKGMGDVLTYAEDPCGAEQGYSGREVMAEFRRATGLPVATNMIATNWREMNHAVMLNSVDIPLADPHFWTLSGAVRVAQLCDDWGLTWGCHSNNHFDISLAMFTHVGAAAPGKPTAIDTHWIWQEGDQRLTKEPLQIRNGKIAVPDKPGLGVELDWDRLHQANALYKSLPAGARNDATAMQYLVPNWSFDRKRPALGRG; the protein is encoded by the coding sequence ATGACTACGCAAAGCACGCCGGTCATCACCGACATGCAGGTGATTCCGGTTGCCGGTTACGACAGCATGCTGCTCAACATCGGTGGCGCGCACAGCGCCTGCTTCACCCGCAATATTGTGGTGCTGACTGACAGCGCCGGACATACCGGCGTCGGTGAAGCACCGGGCGGTGAAACCATCTACCAAACGCTGGTTGAGGCGATTCCGCAGGTAAAAGGTCAGCAGGTTGCGCGCATGAATCGTCTGGTGCAGCAGGTGCACAAAGGCAATCAGTCGGCGGATTTCGATACCTTCGGCAAAGGCGCGTGGACCTTCGAGCTGCGCGTCAATGCGGTGGCCGCACTGGAAGCTGCGCTGCTCGATCTGCTCGGCCAATACCTCGGCGTGCCGGTGGCGGAACTGCTCGGTCCGGGCCAGCAGCGCGATGAAGTCACGGTGCTCGGTTATCTGTTTTATCTCGGCGATCGTCGCAAAACCGATTTGCCCTATCTGACCGGCGAAAATGCCAGCCACGATTGGTATCACTTACGCCATCAGGAAGCGCTGACGCCGGAATCTGTGGTGCGGCTGGCGGAAGCGGCGCAGGACAAATACGGCTTCAAAGATTTCAAACTCAAAGGCGGCGTGCTGCCGGGCGAGCAGGAAATTGAATCGGCGGCGGCGCTGAAAAAACGCTTTCCCGATGCGCGCATCACCGTTGATCCCAACGGTGCCTGGACGCTCGACGAAGCCATTCGCTTGTGTAAAGGCATGGGCGATGTGCTGACCTACGCCGAAGATCCGTGCGGTGCCGAGCAGGGCTATTCCGGTCGCGAAGTGATGGCTGAATTCCGCCGTGCGACAGGCTTGCCGGTCGCCACCAACATGATCGCCACCAACTGGCGCGAGATGAACCACGCGGTAATGCTCAATTCCGTCGATATCCCGCTGGCCGATCCGCACTTCTGGACGTTGAGCGGCGCCGTGCGCGTGGCGCAGCTGTGCGACGACTGGGGATTAACCTGGGGCTGTCACTCCAATAACCACTTCGATATTTCGCTGGCGATGTTCACCCACGTTGGCGCGGCTGCGCCGGGCAAACCCACCGCCATTGATACGCACTGGATTTGGCAGGAGGGCGATCAGCGCCTGACCAAAGAGCCGCTGCAGATCCGCAACGGCAAGATCGCCGTGCCGGATAAGCCGGGCCTTGGCGTCGAGCTGGATTGGGATCGTCTGCATCAGGCCAACGCTTTGTACAAATCGCTGCCGGCGGGCGCACGTAATGACGCCACCGCTATGCAGTATCTGGTGCCCAATTGGTCATTCGACCGCAAGCGCCCAGCATTGGGTCGCGGCTAA
- a CDS encoding MFS transporter, translating to MNSFGQTAEAVQKRTNARYWIVVMLFIVTSFNYGDRATISIAGSAMSKDIGLDSVGLGYIFSAFSWAYVIGQIPGGWLLDRFGSKRVYFWSIFLWSLFTLLQGFVDLFSGFGIIISLFLLRFLVGLAEAPSFPGNSRIVAAWFPAQERGTAVAIFNSAQYFATVIFAPIMGWLVSEVGWAHVFWFMGGLGIILSFIWLKVIHDPTDHPGVNKAELEYMEQGGALINMDVKKDDRKVSWSEKWFQIKQLLTSRMMLGIYLGQYCVNALTYFFITWFPVYLVQARGMSILKAGFIASIPAVCGFLGGVLGGVISDYLMRKTGSLNIARKTPIVLGMLLSISMVMCNYTDTEWVVVFFMALAFFGKGIGALGWAVMADTAPKEISGLSGGLFNMFGNFSGIVTPIAIGYIIATSGSFEGALIYVGIHAFVAAFSFLVIAGDIKRVELKTRP from the coding sequence ATGAATAGTTTCGGCCAGACAGCGGAAGCGGTGCAAAAGCGCACCAATGCCCGTTACTGGATTGTGGTGATGTTATTTATCGTCACCTCGTTCAACTACGGTGACCGCGCAACCATTTCGATTGCCGGTTCGGCGATGTCCAAAGATATCGGCCTTGATTCGGTCGGCCTGGGTTACATCTTCTCCGCCTTCTCGTGGGCGTACGTTATTGGTCAGATTCCGGGCGGCTGGCTGCTCGACCGCTTCGGCTCAAAACGCGTCTACTTCTGGAGCATCTTCCTCTGGTCGCTGTTCACCTTGCTGCAGGGCTTCGTCGATCTGTTCAGCGGCTTTGGCATTATCATTTCGCTGTTCCTGTTGCGCTTCCTGGTTGGCCTGGCGGAAGCGCCATCCTTTCCCGGTAACAGCCGCATCGTTGCGGCCTGGTTCCCGGCGCAGGAGCGCGGCACCGCAGTAGCGATCTTCAACTCGGCGCAATACTTCGCCACGGTGATCTTCGCGCCGATCATGGGTTGGCTGGTATCCGAAGTGGGCTGGGCGCACGTGTTCTGGTTCATGGGTGGATTGGGCATCATCCTCAGCTTCATCTGGCTGAAAGTGATCCACGATCCCACCGATCATCCGGGCGTTAACAAAGCCGAACTGGAGTACATGGAGCAGGGCGGCGCGCTGATCAACATGGACGTCAAAAAGGACGACCGCAAAGTGAGCTGGAGCGAGAAGTGGTTCCAGATCAAACAGCTGCTGACTTCCCGCATGATGCTGGGCATCTATCTCGGCCAATACTGCGTCAACGCCTTAACCTACTTCTTTATCACCTGGTTCCCGGTTTATCTGGTGCAGGCGCGCGGTATGTCGATTCTGAAGGCGGGCTTTATTGCCTCGATTCCAGCGGTATGCGGCTTCCTCGGCGGCGTCTTGGGCGGTGTGATTTCTGATTATCTGATGCGCAAAACCGGTTCGCTGAATATCGCGCGTAAAACGCCGATTGTGCTTGGCATGCTGCTTTCCATTTCGATGGTGATGTGTAACTACACCGACACCGAATGGGTGGTGGTGTTCTTCATGGCGCTGGCGTTCTTCGGCAAAGGCATTGGCGCGCTGGGTTGGGCGGTGATGGCAGATACTGCACCGAAAGAGATCAGCGGTTTGAGCGGCGGTCTGTTCAATATGTTCGGTAACTTTTCCGGCATCGTCACGCCAATCGCTATCGGTTACATCATCGCCACCAGCGGTTCCTTCGAAGGCGCGCTGATTTATGTCGGTATCCATGCCTTTGTCGCCGCATTTAGCTTCCTGGTGATTGCCGGCGATATCAAACGCGTCGAGCTGAAAACAAGGCCATAA
- the garD gene encoding galactarate dehydratase, which yields MNRPLTEKPLYIKVHDADNVAIVVNNQGLPSGTRFNDGLQLTEHVPQGHKVALSDIPQAGAILRYGEVIGYALRPIPQGSWIEESLVALPEAPPLNSLPLANNVPPALPPLEGYTFEGYRNADGSVGTRNLLGITTSVHCVAGVVDYVVQIIERDLLPRYPNVDGVVALNHLYGCGVAINAPAAVVPIRTIHNLALNPNFGGEVMIVSLGCEKLQPERLLTGTPDVQAISLDDNDIVRLQDERLVGFGAMVDEILQVAERHLKKLNQRQRETCPASELVIGTQCGGSDAFSGVTANPAVGFASDLLVRCGATVMFSEVTEVRDAIHLLTPRVVDEAVGKRLLEEMAWYDDYLSQGQTDRSANPSPGNKKGGLANVVEKALGSIAKSGRSPIVEVLSPGQRPTKRGLIYAATPASDFVCGTQQMASGITLQVFTTGRGTPYGLAAIPVIKMATRNALADRWHDLMDINAGTIATGEESIEQVGWRLFELILEIASGRKQTWSDRWGIRNQLAVFNPAPVT from the coding sequence ATGAACCGTCCTCTGACAGAAAAACCGCTCTATATCAAAGTGCACGATGCCGATAACGTGGCGATCGTGGTCAACAATCAGGGATTGCCGTCCGGCACCCGTTTCAACGATGGGCTGCAACTGACGGAGCATGTGCCGCAGGGACATAAAGTCGCGCTGAGCGACATCCCGCAAGCGGGCGCGATCCTGCGTTATGGTGAAGTGATTGGCTACGCGCTGCGTCCGATCCCACAAGGTAGCTGGATTGAAGAATCACTGGTGGCGCTGCCCGAAGCGCCACCGCTCAACAGTTTGCCGCTGGCAAACAATGTGCCGCCCGCGCTGCCGCCGCTGGAAGGTTATACCTTCGAAGGCTATCGCAACGCGGATGGCAGCGTGGGCACGCGTAACCTGCTCGGTATCACCACCAGCGTCCACTGCGTGGCAGGCGTGGTGGATTATGTGGTGCAGATCATCGAGCGTGATTTGCTGCCGCGCTATCCCAATGTCGATGGCGTGGTGGCGCTCAATCATCTGTATGGCTGCGGCGTGGCAATCAATGCGCCGGCCGCAGTGGTGCCGATTCGCACCATTCATAATCTGGCACTGAATCCCAATTTCGGTGGCGAAGTGATGATCGTCAGCCTTGGCTGCGAGAAATTACAGCCGGAACGTCTGCTGACCGGCACACCGGACGTGCAGGCAATTTCGCTGGATGACAACGACATTGTGCGTTTGCAGGATGAGCGGTTGGTGGGCTTTGGCGCGATGGTGGATGAAATCCTGCAGGTCGCCGAACGTCATCTGAAGAAGCTGAATCAACGCCAGCGCGAAACCTGTCCGGCATCAGAGCTGGTGATTGGCACGCAATGCGGCGGCAGCGATGCTTTCTCGGGCGTAACGGCGAACCCCGCCGTGGGATTTGCCTCCGACTTGCTGGTGCGCTGCGGCGCAACGGTAATGTTCTCAGAAGTGACCGAGGTGCGTGATGCCATTCATCTGCTGACGCCGCGCGTGGTGGATGAAGCGGTCGGTAAACGACTGCTGGAAGAGATGGCGTGGTATGACGATTATCTCAGCCAGGGCCAAACCGATCGCAGCGCCAATCCCTCGCCGGGCAACAAAAAAGGCGGGCTGGCGAATGTGGTGGAGAAAGCGCTGGGCTCGATTGCGAAGTCAGGTCGCAGCCCAATTGTTGAAGTGTTGTCGCCAGGTCAGCGCCCTACCAAACGCGGGCTGATTTATGCGGCCACGCCAGCCAGCGATTTCGTCTGTGGCACGCAGCAGATGGCATCGGGCATTACCTTGCAGGTGTTCACCACCGGGCGCGGCACGCCTTACGGTTTAGCCGCCATTCCGGTGATTAAGATGGCAACGCGCAATGCGCTGGCCGATCGCTGGCATGATTTGATGGATATTAATGCCGGAACCATTGCGACGGGCGAAGAGAGTATTGAACAGGTCGGTTGGCGACTGTTTGAGTTGATTCTGGAGATTGCCAGCGGGCGCAAACAGACGTGGTCGGATCGTTGGGGGATTCGTAATCAGCTGGCGGTATTTAATCCGGCGCCGGTGACGTGA
- a CDS encoding flavodoxin — protein sequence MAKIGIFTGTVYGNALLVAEEAQTVLEEQGHEVKVFEDPSMADWQAYSKEVVLIVTSTTGQGDFPDNIARLYVKVRDELGYQPELRYGVIGLGDSSYDHFCGAGKTFDATLQEQSAQRIGEVLLVDATEDPEPESVTSPWVESWGKLL from the coding sequence ATGGCAAAGATTGGCATTTTTACAGGTACGGTTTACGGCAATGCGCTGCTGGTGGCTGAAGAAGCACAGACGGTGCTGGAAGAGCAGGGCCACGAGGTGAAGGTGTTTGAAGATCCGTCGATGGCGGATTGGCAGGCATATAGCAAAGAGGTGGTGCTGATTGTCACCTCAACCACTGGCCAGGGCGACTTCCCGGATAACATTGCCCGCCTCTATGTTAAGGTGCGCGATGAGCTGGGTTATCAACCTGAATTGCGTTACGGCGTGATTGGCTTGGGCGATAGCAGCTATGACCATTTCTGCGGTGCCGGTAAAACCTTCGATGCCACTTTGCAGGAGCAGAGCGCACAGCGTATCGGCGAGGTATTGCTGGTGGATGCGACGGAAGATCCTGAGCCAGAATCAGTGACGTCACCTTGGGTGGAGAGCTGGGGTAAGTTGCTGTAA
- the truC gene encoding tRNA pseudouridine(65) synthase TruC, protein MLEILYQDEWLVAVNKPAGWLVHRSWLDRNEKVVVMQTVRDQIGQHVFTVHRLDRPTSGVLLMALSSEVAHLLAQQFEQHQMQKTYHAVLRGWLEGGATLDYPLVEELDKIADKFATQEPVAQPAVTDYQALAHVEMPVAISRYDTARYTLVEMAPHTGRKHQLRRHMVHLRHPIIGDSAHGDLRQNRGAAAHFGLNRLMLHASALSFTHPVTGAPLVIRAGLDRVWQQMLEQFGWQDQIPDVPRVEFAIDAVQDKPTE, encoded by the coding sequence ATGCTCGAAATCCTTTATCAAGATGAGTGGCTGGTCGCGGTGAATAAGCCAGCCGGTTGGCTGGTGCATCGCAGCTGGCTCGATCGCAATGAAAAAGTGGTAGTGATGCAAACGGTGCGCGACCAGATTGGTCAGCATGTCTTCACCGTGCACCGCCTCGATCGCCCAACGTCTGGCGTGTTGCTGATGGCGTTATCGAGCGAAGTCGCCCATCTACTGGCGCAGCAGTTTGAACAGCATCAGATGCAGAAAACCTATCATGCGGTGCTGCGCGGCTGGCTGGAAGGCGGCGCGACGCTGGATTATCCGCTGGTGGAAGAGCTGGATAAGATTGCCGACAAATTCGCCACTCAAGAACCTGTTGCCCAACCGGCGGTAACGGATTACCAGGCGCTGGCACACGTTGAGATGCCGGTCGCTATCAGCCGTTATGACACCGCGCGCTATACGCTGGTGGAGATGGCGCCGCACACCGGCCGTAAACATCAGCTGCGCCGCCACATGGTGCATCTGCGTCATCCGATTATTGGCGACAGCGCGCACGGCGATCTGCGCCAGAATCGTGGTGCGGCGGCACACTTTGGCCTTAATCGCCTGATGCTGCATGCCAGCGCACTTAGCTTTACCCATCCCGTCACCGGCGCGCCCTTAGTGATTCGCGCCGGGCTGGATCGCGTCTGGCAGCAGATGCTTGAGCAATTTGGCTGGCAGGATCAGATCCCTGATGTTCCTAGGGTTGAGTTTGCCATTGATGCAGTCCAGGATAAGCCAACAGAATAA
- a CDS encoding YqcC family protein, whose protein sequence is MSSQMIFQRLQQVEAVMREHGHWQSQSPEANAFASTEPFCLDTMEPLQWLQWVLMPRFYALLESGAPLPQNFAIAPYYEVALPDDTAGYAALLLTLNKFDALFQEPSA, encoded by the coding sequence ATGTCGTCGCAAATGATTTTTCAGCGCCTGCAGCAGGTCGAAGCGGTGATGCGCGAACACGGCCATTGGCAGTCACAATCCCCCGAGGCGAACGCCTTCGCCAGTACCGAACCTTTCTGTCTCGATACCATGGAGCCACTGCAGTGGCTGCAATGGGTATTGATGCCGCGCTTTTATGCGCTGCTCGAAAGTGGCGCGCCGTTACCGCAGAATTTCGCTATCGCACCTTATTATGAAGTCGCATTGCCAGACGACACCGCAGGCTATGCGGCGTTATTGCTGACGCTCAACAAATTTGATGCGCTGTTCCAGGAACCTTCCGCCTGA
- the syd gene encoding SecY-interacting protein yields the protein MMQQTVDALREFTARYVEHWQQQTGHFPASADLLGVPSDCIISTLDDRVLWQPQPFTLPATLEAVERALDLQLQPEISAFYTTQFAGDMTATLKQRPITLLQVWSEADFTRLQENLIGHLVMKRRLRQAPTLFIATTDSENDVIALCNLTGEVILEEPGTKKREVLAPSVKTFLNALQPVTQ from the coding sequence ATGATGCAGCAAACCGTAGATGCTCTGCGTGAGTTTACCGCCCGCTACGTTGAACATTGGCAGCAACAAACCGGACATTTTCCCGCCAGCGCCGATCTGCTTGGCGTTCCTTCAGATTGTATTATCAGCACGCTGGATGACCGCGTGTTGTGGCAGCCGCAGCCGTTTACCTTACCGGCCACGCTTGAAGCGGTGGAGCGCGCACTGGATCTGCAGCTGCAACCGGAAATCAGTGCGTTTTACACCACGCAATTTGCAGGCGATATGACGGCAACCTTAAAGCAGCGGCCGATTACCCTGCTGCAGGTATGGAGCGAAGCGGATTTCACCCGTCTGCAGGAGAACCTGATTGGCCATCTGGTCATGAAGCGCCGCTTAAGACAAGCACCGACCTTGTTTATCGCCACCACCGATTCAGAGAATGATGTGATTGCGCTGTGCAATCTTACCGGTGAGGTCATTCTGGAGGAGCCTGGCACTAAAAAGCGCGAAGTGCTGGCGCCATCCGTTAAGACATTTCTTAATGCATTACAACCGGTTACTCAGTGA
- the queF gene encoding NADPH-dependent 7-cyano-7-deazaguanine reductase QueF (Catalyzes the NADPH-dependent reduction of 7-cyano-7-deazaguanine (preQ0) to 7-aminomethyl-7-deazaguanine (preQ1) in queuosine biosynthesis) — MSSENRDQALSGLTLGKPTAYVDRYDNTLLQSVPRSLNREPLGLYPDTLPFTGADIWTLYELSWLNSKGVPQVAVGEVVLRADSQNLIESKSFKLYLNSFNQTVFADWGEVRQTLERDLSACAKGQVSVALFRLSEVEGQPIGHFNGEVIDEQDIEIHDYAFNADYLAQAAGREVVEETLVSHLLKSNCLITNQPDWGSVMIRYKGPRIDREALLRYLISFRQHNEFHEQCVERIFNDVQCFCQPEALTVYARYTRRGGLDINPWRSNVPFSPGFSRLVRQ; from the coding sequence ATGTCTTCTGAAAACCGGGATCAGGCATTAAGCGGCCTGACCTTAGGTAAGCCCACGGCTTATGTTGATCGTTACGATAACACGCTGCTGCAATCCGTACCGCGCAGCCTGAACCGTGAGCCGCTTGGGCTGTATCCCGATACACTGCCATTTACTGGTGCAGATATCTGGACGCTATACGAACTCTCCTGGCTCAACAGCAAAGGCGTTCCGCAAGTCGCGGTGGGCGAAGTGGTGCTGCGCGCCGATAGCCAAAACCTGATCGAGTCGAAGAGTTTCAAGCTCTATCTTAACAGTTTTAATCAGACAGTTTTCGCTGACTGGGGCGAAGTGCGCCAGACGCTGGAGCGCGATCTCAGCGCCTGCGCAAAGGGTCAGGTCAGCGTGGCCCTGTTTCGTCTTAGCGAAGTGGAAGGCCAGCCAATCGGCCACTTCAATGGCGAAGTGATTGATGAGCAAGATATCGAAATCCACGATTACGCCTTCAACGCAGATTATCTGGCGCAGGCTGCTGGCCGCGAGGTGGTTGAAGAAACGCTGGTTAGCCATCTGCTGAAATCAAACTGCTTAATCACCAATCAGCCCGATTGGGGCTCGGTAATGATCCGCTACAAAGGCCCGCGTATCGATCGTGAAGCGCTGCTGCGTTATCTGATCTCATTCCGTCAGCACAATGAGTTTCATGAGCAGTGCGTTGAACGCATTTTCAACGACGTTCAGTGCTTTTGTCAGCCAGAAGCGTTAACCGTTTATGCACGTTACACGCGGCGCGGCGGTCTGGATATCAATCCGTGGCGCAGCAACGTGCCCTTCTCTCCCGGTTTTTCCCGCCTGGTTCGCCAGTAA
- the ppnN gene encoding nucleotide 5'-monophosphate nucleosidase PpnN, with protein MITHISPLGSMDLLSQLEVDMLKRTASSDLYQLFRNCSLAVLNSGSQTDSSQELLSRFENFDINVLRRERGVKLELINPPEEAFVDGRIIRSLQANLFAVLRDILFVNGQLAATERCQSDEPEDSAHITNQVFSILRNARALHIGEYPNTVVCWGGHSINAVEYQYCRNVGTQMGLRELNICTGCGPGVMEAPMKGAAVGHAQQRYHDSRFIGLTEPSIIAAEPPNPLVNELIIMPDIEKRLEAFVRIAHGIVIFPGGVGTAEELLYLLGILMNPHNSDQVLPLILTGPKESADYFRVLDDFIVNTLGEGARKHYKIIIDDAAEVARLMKKAMPQVKEYRRETGDAYSFNWSIRIAPELQVPFLPTHENMANLKLFPDQPAELLAADLRRAFSGIVAGNVKEIGIREIREKGPYKLHGDANLMHRMDELLQGFVAQQRMKLPGSAYIPCYEIIK; from the coding sequence TTGATTACACATATCAGCCCGCTTGGCTCGATGGATCTGCTCTCCCAGCTTGAAGTCGACATGCTGAAGCGCACCGCCAGCAGCGACCTTTATCAGCTGTTTCGTAACTGTTCTCTTGCGGTACTCAATTCCGGCAGCCAAACCGACAGCAGCCAGGAATTGCTTTCGCGTTTCGAAAACTTTGATATCAACGTGTTGCGCCGTGAACGCGGCGTGAAACTTGAACTCATCAACCCGCCGGAAGAGGCGTTTGTTGATGGCCGTATTATTCGTTCGCTGCAGGCGAACCTGTTTGCCGTGCTGCGCGACATCCTGTTTGTGAACGGACAACTGGCGGCCACCGAACGCTGCCAGAGTGATGAACCGGAAGACTCTGCGCATATCACCAATCAGGTTTTTTCGATTCTGCGTAACGCGCGTGCGCTCCATATTGGTGAGTACCCGAATACCGTGGTGTGCTGGGGCGGTCACTCGATCAATGCGGTGGAATACCAATATTGCCGCAATGTCGGCACACAAATGGGCCTGCGCGAACTCAACATCTGTACCGGTTGCGGGCCTGGCGTGATGGAAGCCCCGATGAAAGGTGCCGCCGTTGGCCATGCGCAGCAGCGCTATCATGACAGCCGCTTTATCGGCCTGACCGAACCGTCAATCATTGCCGCAGAGCCACCGAATCCGCTGGTCAATGAGCTGATCATCATGCCGGATATCGAAAAACGCCTCGAAGCCTTTGTGCGTATCGCCCACGGCATCGTGATTTTCCCAGGCGGCGTAGGCACAGCGGAAGAGCTGCTCTATCTGTTGGGTATTTTGATGAATCCGCATAACAGCGATCAGGTACTTCCGCTGATTCTGACCGGACCCAAAGAGAGCGCCGACTACTTCCGCGTGCTGGATGATTTCATCGTTAACACGCTGGGTGAAGGCGCACGCAAGCACTACAAAATCATCATTGATGATGCCGCTGAAGTAGCGCGTCTGATGAAGAAAGCCATGCCGCAGGTGAAAGAGTATCGTCGCGAAACCGGCGATGCCTACAGCTTTAACTGGTCGATTCGTATCGCACCCGAATTGCAGGTGCCCTTCCTGCCGACGCACGAGAATATGGCAAACCTGAAGCTGTTTCCGGATCAGCCTGCCGAGCTGTTGGCAGCGGATCTGCGTCGCGCTTTCTCCGGCATTGTCGCGGGTAACGTTAAAGAGATCGGGATTCGTGAAATTCGCGAGAAAGGTCCATATAAGCTGCACGGCGATGCCAATCTCATGCACCGCATGGATGAGCTGTTGCAAGGCTTTGTCGCACAGCAGCGCATGAAGCTGCCGGGCAGCGCCTACATCCCTTGCTACGAAATCATCAAATAA